The DNA region tatatatcaattttaaaaatttgtttatgtattattttaaaatgaTTTTTGATCTTTGAAGCCTTATTTGGTATAATACTTAGAATttactaaaaaaaaaaaaaaaaaaacaaattaaataaataatatatatatatatatatatatatatttcacATTTGTGaaatacaatatatttttcctttcATCTGATTTATCGAAGTTATAATAAGTATAAATttctatttattttattatattatattatattttcttattttattaactaatatatgtgttcattaataaaataaatactGGTACTATAATgtgtatattatatatatatatatatatatatattatttaatttatatatttatgttatatatattaataaaaattaagaataatactttataaatattttgttcttaaaaaatacatatttgtTTACAACATTACATACCATTTGTGAATAATGATCgaaatttatataatttatgtattttttatatcatagataattaatattattaaacaTAAGCTTTGATGAAAtaattcaatatatatatatatatatttaatgttACATTTTAAGTAAACAAAAATGATCCAATTGTTAAAAAGGATCTAGggttattttttttttttttttttttcttatatttaatttgttaaaaaaaaattaaacaaacttttaaaaaattattatgaatatatttgttaattattaaaatataaaggatataaaatatagtatatatatatatatatatcttatatgatatatatttatacaaaaaataaattaaaaggGGTTGTTTACAAAGATGGcttgtatatttttattgatCGATATATTGAAATCAATTCGATTTAAATTTATGCATATATTCTTCATAAGTACACAATTTAAATTGTGGATTTTGtaacattttatatatcattttaatGTTTTTTGCATCATCATCACTTTTAGCTATTATCCAACATGACTGATCATCAACTTTACTTAGTGTAATCCATATTGGGGAccatattttcataatttcccattttttaaaataacGTGGATAatcatacatataaaaatgtcTAGCCATTTCATAATTTTCTGCGCTACATAGAGAAATAACATTTGGTTGAGTTTttacaatttttattttattagacatatttaaaaatatatcaaaaaaatatttactattcatattatttgatttatCATTTTCGGAAAAGTATATATCTTTCCACATGagattatttttttttaaaatataatgacATTGAAATATGAAAAGTAAGCAAGTTAATAAGCTATCATAACCAGCATTGTGCTCATCACTGTTTAGTATATGTTTGTCATTGGTATTATTCACagatattatattattttcatcataatcattattattataatcattattattattattattattatttgttaatgtatttttttctgAATTTAATTGTATActtatatttgttataatattatcacCTTTTTCCccatataataatgattcttcttgtattttattattttttatattattaccaTCATTTGGTGAgatcatattatttttttgatcTATAACATTCTgaatcatattatttttattcatcCTTTTTCGATTTATAAATGGAATAAAACACTGTGGCAAATCAGTTGGGTCattcataaaattaaaaaagaaatcGAAATCATTACTTGATGAAATTAAGGATGCCATATATTCACATAAACCTTTTAATGTTGCTGGTCCATTTAAAgcatataaatattcatttgtttcattcatatatttGGTATCAAATGTATAAGGAAATAATTCTGTccacttttttttaaatacatttattGATTTAGGTAAATCATGATAAAATGtttgatatatatgtaaaatatcataaaaacaattatgtccaataattatttttttattttttataatttcatcaaataataatcttACACCTATaatttgatttattttttctatttcttGTTCAAGGTTTCTTATTTGCTCTTTATATGAATCCTTTTCAGTCCGATACACTGCTAAATGTTTTTTGTCATTAACTTTAACagatatacaaaatattgaatcaaaatattttgttattaatGTATGTGCTAGTAAACGTAAATATGGATTTTCTATTTCTAAATATAGTGGATAATTTGATATATCATCgatattatttatatcacATTGTGTATTTATTATGGTATCATTATTGTGTATATCATTATAACAttcattatcattttcattagTTGACTTATTAAATATCTTTTCAGTATTATCATAAACCTTTTCATTagttatattattgtttgttatattttttatcttaCTATTAATTGATGAAAATGTTTgctttatattataaacattattatttgttaattcatttttttgtttttggataaaattattatttaaacttgaaaatgttttttctttaacAATACTATtagtaatattataattattattgttatcAATGTTGGTGGTAGgtatattaatattaatatgaatatcattatcattagATTTATcgttattatttatataatttatatttatatctttgttcagatttaattttttctcATCCTCTTGATGTTtacaaaaattattatcactatTAGTATTACTTATCCATTTCCCtatttttttgattatGCATATAATTGCTTCTTTATCTTCTTCATCCacaattttataattctCAATTTCTTGTATAATTTTATcaatatgtattttttctcctggtatgatattttttttgttggTGTCACATTTACTTAGAAgattatttaattcattaattttttctagtatatttttttttttctcctCTTCTTCATTTGGTCTTAAATATCCTACTCCATTAAATATCCATTCATTAAaatcaaaattattttcttttaaaaagCTAAGTGTACTTGTTGATACActgaaatatttattttccttAGGAAACACATAAATACAATATGGTGATATATGCCAttcttgtttttttttctctatattacaaattttattcatattttcattttcatatataacCTTTCTTGTATATACACtacctttttttttttttattttattaatatcttCATCAGTATCATATGAATCTTCAATTATATCCTTTTTCTTGGCAATAGATATTCCTATTTGGCAAGGGAAAAATGATTTGGCTCCATGACAATGTGCTTCATAACTAGAATCTAGTGAAATATATCTTTCATCTTTTAAATGTAAACCTGTATATTCTACATCTATAGAAACAAAATCACTGTTATTAATCTTGTTAATGATTTCTTTATGTATGTTATTCCAGTTATTTAAGTTAACACTTGTTATCTTAGAGTAACCcctttttaatatattatctttaaaaaaaaacaaattcctcttttcttttaaaacaaaatttttaaaaaaataattaaaaacGCTTGACATTATATcaacatattattaaataaataaatatatatatatatatatatatatattagtatatttaatgtaaaattaattaatgTGAGGaaagtatataaaaattaataaatccaagtatgtattttttagattatatattatttctatatttcatgttatatttaaaacataaaaagaagataataaaaagaagTAAATGTTTTTATACAATATGTAACTAATACAAATACTATATGATAGATTTCTATACATCTCTATATTTCATTAGTATTTcttttctattttattttttttttttttaatattaaatataaaaaaatatatttattttttttgtacaCATAATTGcaatcatataaaattttgttttaatttctttcacagttattttattttattttattatttcatttatttattttttttctcttcattaaatatatgaacTTCATTTAAATACAAAAGAATTTTACAAATCCATTAATATATTCccttatttttaattatttttttatttttcttctttaaattatttaacatttataataatatagtttttatataggaggaaaaaaataaacaattAGATACTTAAAAATTccaaattatataaaagttataattataaatatggtataattattaatgtaaaatattttatgccataataatattaacgtactatttatgaaaatatagaatcatattaaataaacaaatatagatattacattatataaatatatatgtatatataattgttcATTATGAACACATTTTTTaactttaaaaaaaaaatatatatatatatatatataggtgttaaaatataaatagttATATGAtactatattttttatttcataattattattttgattcCATTTCATTTTAAGAGTAActtataaattaaatatagaaattatatatatatatatatatatatatatataacacCATTTTGTGTACAAGGaggaatataaaaaattaagaaggaagaaaaaaaattattatatattcaacttaataaatataaaattcaCAAATCAAGTaacaaaaatgaaaataaaacgatatatacacatacaaaaaaaaaaaaaaaaacgaaaagaaaaaattatatatttataatcttaaaatacatatacaattaatagattaaaaataattaattaaataatgaatagCAAAAgtattgtatataataaaacgtataacaaaaaaaaaaataaaataaaataaaataaaatatatttacttgtaacatttttaaatttattcATGATCTGATTTCTTTGGTGTATTATTTTCACTCTGATAAATGTGTAATGGAATGTTACTATAATTTGAAGTATTTTCTCCTTTGTGTAATGGAGATAATGTActaattttatttatgttataattattgtttaaagaaatattattttttgatggggtattataattatattgatctattatattttgtacGTTAAACTGATTTTTAACATTAATATCCATTAGgttatttaaattatttattccAATATTATCTGTAGTAgtattgttattatttaaaaaatttggATCATAgatacttttttttatattgtttaaGTCCATTTGTTTTGGAATACTACCAATATCACtacttatattattattatcattataatttaatatattattactacttttgtttatattgttattattgtaATCATTACCTATATTGTTAGATTCACTTGAaatgttatttatattccTCAATTTGCTTGCATTTAATATAGAATTGTATGAATGTATATTCGAATTGTTTATAAAATTCTTTGGAGAATTATAAATTGAATTCgtattattcatataacTATTCAATATGTTTGAGTATTTATCAATTAatgaattataattattatttcctGCGTTATTATAACTATccattatattattatgactattaataatattattatgactattaataatattattgtgactattcattatattattatagctgtaattataattactatatttattattatttagCATAGTCTCACTTgcaatatttatattaccATTTAAGTAACTTTCATTACTTTGAGGCATCATCATATGTTTATTGTATGGACTTAAACCATTTGGTTGTATATTCGATGTAAcatcaatattattatataataaattattaaagTTGTTAACTATTCTACTTTTTAAAGGTGTGttcttttcatttattCCATTAATTCCATTAATTGCATTAATtccatttatatttttttgtgataatatattcgttgaattattttcaaCATTTGATATGTTATGATTATAAgtatcttttttatttacttggtaattatcaataatatgaatattttcaatatcttcatattccattttttcatcatttgaattatttatattgaaGTTATCTCTTTGAATATGTAAGGTTTTATCAATATGTGTTTCTTTCATTACATTGTCATCTTCAaccatatttttatttgcattattaatttcctcatcttttgtatttttatttccgtttaattcattatatttttttcgTGAATCTTTAATTTTAGTTATATAACTATTAAAATCTAATATAgttaataaatgaataatataagcATGATTACTATTAGAACTAATACCTATCATTTCATTAATAACAACAATTAGTTtatcattaaatatatcattatattgcaataatttttctattaCTTGTTTTAAGTCctcatttttatcatccTCATCTATTACATACATGTccatatttaaattatcattttttttttcatttttcatATGTTCATCATTCTCCTTATCATTTgatatttcattatttaaaatatcagtaaataattcattttctACAAGAcattgaaaaaaataacaaaatttaaaagatacATCTATTAGTTCCATTAACGGATATGTTAAATCTTGAATTCTTAAAAAACATTTGGTTGCTATTtgagaaatatataaatcatgAACAGATTTTGTATATTCAAAATCTTTAGATTTATGTATTTGAGTACTcattaatttatattcataatttattatatcttcTTGTAAATATCTTATAAcatgagaaaaaaaaaattgcattttatatctaatagaaaataaatgtgaaaataatgaactaccttttctataatataaatatttatataaatttctATTATGATAacataaaatttttaaattataatgaatacgacttaaaagaaataaaaattgaaaaatagaattatatgtatatatagtactagtatttattattaacGCAATAGGCCAAGTGAGTTTAAAGTgtatttctatattattcCATAAATTTAATCCActatgtatttttatatttttatttatttgtttatcataaaatattaacGTTTCATTATCTATATCAATTTCTGGAATTTCCATAGAAGACTTGTAAGACTGATGAAAccatttatatatttcaacTGAACAATCATAACAACtaaataaaagaagatttttagaattttttatatttctttttttataaggAAACATATCATCCTCCGAATtaaattctttattatatataatattattatgagGAGTGTCGTTGTGGTTACTGTTTAGAGATAGATTGTCTCTATTTCTTAATTCATTTTCTATAGTCCCATTTGTTTTTTcattatgtatatttatatttatattattatttttgtcATTACTAATAGACATATCATCtgatatattatcattataaaaatttttaaacCATTCATTTAGCTTactttttttcttcaataATTTATGCTTAAATAATATTGGACAAGTATAAAGACCTATGTATGCATTTCCAATGTCTAATGAAAACGCTTGTGTCATATCTAATGCTctaatatgtataattggttttattttattttttgtattattaaaatttaaattatattcatctaatttttgtatatatacacTAAAACTATGTTTCAAACAATTAATACGTACACGAAATTTGGTTATagtatttttattaatattgtAAAATGTTTGTTTATTACTTTGTATTTTTAGTACGGGATATTGTTCTATATCATTAGAactattattaatattataattgttattattatcatccttataataatcattaCTATATTTCACATTTTCACTTGTATTATTAGTTTCTTGTGATATATCCATAGGATATAACctttcatttttctttaaatgATTTACATCATTTTGATGATCATCTTCGTAATAAGTCCTTTCTCTTTCTTGGTTTAAACTTTGTTCTATCAACTtgttatttaaaaaagattctttattataatcaaTAGAATAACTATTACTGTTATGAACAAATGATGATATACCTTTTCCTCCTATGTATAAAGAGACCTCAATTTCAACATCTCCTAAAATTACATCTGATATGTTATTTTGTAggttattatttatattgggattatttattgttttttttttctcataAAATTTTACTCTTATTTCAACTGATAAACAATCTCCTAAATTACCCCAGTATCCTTGGGAActatttaatatatctgTCTTGTAAAGTAATGGATTTTTTACTGAATGAATTACTAAGGCAAAACATGATCCTACAAGAAAattatcttcattatttttaccatcataattttttttagatatattattatcttgTACACAATTTTGTTGATTTACACCACTTTTTGTTATATCCTGATCATATAATTGgttatcaaaaaaattattaaagTTTACAGAAAAATCAAAACCATGTTTAAATCCTCTCAAAATTTGTTGtctataattatttatacatacactaaatatattatcataatcataatattttttcttaaaaagTGTTTGTATTCCTTTATAGAAATCATTCAATACTATTTTgttatcatatatataacacaTACCACctaatattaaattatcaAATTTTTCTCCTTCAAAAGAATCATaagaaaaatttttataagaaattcttggataaaaatatttggaaataaaattttctGAAGTATCTGTATCAAATGTATAATAAGACGAATTCCTATTAttatggaaaaaaaaattcgATTGATCTTCTTTAGAATCATGACTATTACTATAAATATCAGtaaataatgaattatcataattatctattattaatttgtcttttttattttcatatttagATTTACAATATTCTTCAACTAATAAGGAAGAATTTTTCCATGCTATACTTTTTAACAaaatttcatttttcatatttgGTGGAATATGCATTAAAGACCATGATTTTTCTAAAAAGTAATCATAAAAATCTccattatttaataaatagatatctttaaataaatcaaaaatttttattaaattaatatcCTTAACAATATATTTCCATAATTTATATGCAATTATGCttctaattttttcaatagtaatatcaaatatttctttacaatataaattaatattatcatttgtTGAATCAGATAAATCACCATATGAAGATGAATTATCTGAACTACTATTTGAATAATTAGTGTTTTCATATTCATTTACATAATTTACAAAACTTGGATCATTTGACATATTATTAGGattatctttataataatatgaagAATTAAGTAAAGTATATTTTGAAGACACATCAAATGcttttgataatatttttataatagGAAATAGTTTTAATACATCGCTTGTATTCCATTTATTACTTCTAATTAATATACGAATAGATTTTCCaataaacaaaattttCCTTCCTGCTATTTTGTCCATACAACATTGAGGTAAATTATTAAGTgattgaaaaaataaataattccATTCAAAATTTAAACTTTGCACATTAGATAAAGttaaattttcatataattcttctggagttaaataaatttttttttcatctgaatatataaattgtcttttttgtataaaaaattcattATATGGATCTACTAATTGACCATAAAGTATCCAAGAAAATAATTgatgtaaaaatattttccctacattttttaaatatttatgatatattttttttattcttgAATTTCCATTTAATGAATGCtcatataaataatctaatatttcttttgtCTTATTTCTACATTCCCCTTCAATTacattttcttcttctcgtttttgaaaatttaaataattttttattatattaattattacTAATAATTCTTCTCTTTTCTTCTCTAACATAGATACAATTTGAGTTAAAGGTgtattactattattatttatatattcttctaCATCactaattttttttaaatatttttttataaatttttttatttcgTTACATATACCGTTTGCATAATATCCACATGGACTAACATTATTAATACTTTTCACCTTTTTCAAAATCACACCAAAATAAGTatcaattttatttttattattatcatatgaattattcttattatgTTCTTTTGTTTCCATATCAACAGATAAAGATTCATCGTTACCTTcttcattatcattatcattatcattatcacTATTATCATCACTATCATCATTACTTTCGTCTTCATCATCAGAAGAGGAACTTATAGATGAAAAACTATCGTTACTTGAGCTATAATATccattatttaatttatcatatatattacaattttttaaatttttattattttttctttcttgatttaatttattatatttatgtatatgaGTCACATTCTTATAAACcgtatttttatttactaataataaaaaaatgtttattatatagaaataataacCTAATTCCActatttcatttattatttttatttctgaatttaaaaatatatgaatattattgttCACTTCAAAACGATAATCAtctatattaatattttcatttatcGTTGTcttcttatttttatgaacTAATACTATTATATCTCCAGTTTGACCTATTAAACTTAATATAACTTCATGTATCATACtgtattataattattattgatGAGATTAAAAATggggaaaaaaaaaaaaaaaagatgagAGTCcttaaataaaaatatataaatatatattatatatttatttattatatattcataatgCCTTTCAGATAaaactttttatataatatttataaaattcaCATAAAGCTTTATCATGGattgaataaaatatatgttgaaattataattttttcttactctgttaatataaatcacttaaaacattaatatatatatatatatatatatatatattataaataaatgtttaATTCTTTGTGTACTTTAACTAAATAAGGTATTTTAACACATACCCTTTATTTTACTTTTGTgattaatttatattcacTAGTTTGTAAAattataagtatataaatatatacatatatattatatgtgcttatttaatattatccttttatttatgtgcacattaaatatatttgtttctCAAAATTTACTTCATAACTTTTTTTATGGTTCCTTTctgttattatataatatcatgttatgaaattttctttttataaatataataaataaaatattataatatatttatttgaagcattaaacataaattcagaaaaaaaattcagAAGAAGTGTTAAAAAGAGAATGGTctttaattaaaaaaaaaaaaaaaataataaatataatatatatatatatatatatttatatttatatttatatttatattttttttctatttattataaaaagaaaattaatgtttacattaaataatttaataattttagGTTTTTAGTAAATACTAAAATTTgtataaaaagaatttgaaatgtgaaatataaaataaaaagtaaaaaattagcaataacaaattttttctaataaaataaataagcatatgaatatatatatataataatattaaaaaaatatatatatatatatatatataaaaaaaaaaaaaaaaaaaaaaaaaaaaaaaaaaaaaaaaaaaaaaaaaaaaaaaaaaaaaaaaaaaaaaaaaaaaaaaaaaaaaaaaaaaaaaaaaaaaagcaaaaaaaaagactatatattattaaataacttaaaaattaaaattcaataaaaagaaaatatgtatgtgtatgaattaaaaaaaaaaaaaaaaaaaaaaaaaaaaagaaataaaacAAGCAAGCAAATGTATTCTATAacaattaaataaaaaaatatgatttataagaatatactatactttttaattattaataaataattacatgtatataaataaatattaatatatatatatatataaacaagTCTAAATTAGAAGAAAAAGTTTTTTAagtatttattatataccACATCACATTTCATTTGTAAGTCTAATATATCTCCATCAttgttaataataatatctGCGTACTTTATCTTTTCATCTGTAGGTAACTGATTCCTgcaaaaagaaaaaacagaaaaaaatataatatgaattaaaatgaaaaaatataaaaagcattatacatatatatatatatatatatatatatatgttccATTACATTGTTTAGGtaatatacacatatatatttttatcattacTTGATAATACCCATGGCTGTATCATAGGTGCAGTTTTTATCTCTTGATAAGATACGTTTAATTTGATTTCTTACAGATGACTTTAAAAGTATAACAGGACTTGTTAATAGATATAATTTGGTTTCTATTAATAAAGGTGCTTCAATGGCtacattatatttaaaatataaaaatttatattttaagcattcttttataatttgtagtataatataagtatgtgtaattttattgatatatttaacattatcttcattattaaaTACTATTTTTCTCAACAAGGTTCTATTAATActtttatcattatttaaaatattttctcCAAAATGttttacaatttttttatagcATATAGAATCTTTTGTATAAATCTTACTAGTAATTTCATCAGCATTTATTACAACCacatcttttttttttaaaaaattacaaaacGTTGATTTTCCAACGGCTATACCACCTGTTATTCCAattaaacataaataatttcctaaaaaaaaattaaatattcCTAATATTCCAAAAAACTTGTTTAGGTATATTAAAAAACTGTTCATAACTATAGAACTGAATAAGGCATATTTCTGATTTTCAATTTTCCTAAACTTATTCTttctatttatatatccAATTGGAATTGAACCCAAAGCCAGGAAACataaaatacatttatcaataaagaattttaaaaacataatTTTATACTCCTTAATAATACAgtcatatttttattttttcttatgTTTCTACAATATTTTCTCCCCTTCTTTAACTTTACAAAgattaacatatatatatatatatatatatatatatatattactttttatttttttttattctttaattataaaacataagtatatataaaatatatgtacaaaaaatatatatgtgcgtatatataaaatatatgcatataatatatatacaaacataatatttttcacTTAAATTCCATTAGTCGTATATGCTATTAATAGGAATTTATTTAAACCCATCGacatatatacaaatatatattttatataaatacattaaaaatatttttattcataaaaaGGAGCAtgcatttttttttatggTCATAGAAAattaatgaatatatattaaaaataaaaaaaaagattaGGAAACAAAGAAGTttaacatatatgtatgaatatatatatatatatatatatatatatatatataattggGGTAATCTAATTTcaataaaattatatatattataaaaatataaataaatatataaataaatagatacaaaacaataatttatataGTCAATAATTccatatttaatatatataatcacatatttttaaaattattgtTACACAAATTTATCTCTgtattttgtatattattatttacaaaaagttttatttgtttattcattttttatatttctataattcatttattattatttatttttttttttttgtttttttttttctttttgtgTTATAAAAGAATGAACTAAATTTATAACACATTATTCTAgttcattatattttaatatttatttatttcagggaaaataaaaataaaaatatatatgtgtacatattatatatatatatatatatatatatatatacctaaaaatttatatgctgaattaaaaaaggaaagagaaaaatatggcgacaaa from Plasmodium gaboni strain SY75 chromosome 14, whole genome shotgun sequence includes:
- a CDS encoding putative poly(A)-specific ribonuclease PARN yields the protein MSSVFNYFFKNFVLKEKRNLFFFKDNILKRGYSKITSVNLNNWNNIHKEIINKINNSDFVSIDVEYTGLHLKDERYISLDSSYEAHCHGAKSFFPCQIGISIAKKKDIIEDSYDTDEDINKIKKKKGSVYTRKVIYENENMNKICNIEKKKQEWHISPYCIYVFPKENKYFSVSTSTLSFLKENNFDFNEWIFNGVGYLRPNEEEEKKKNILEKINELNNLLSKCDTNKKNIIPGEKIHIDKIIQEIENYKIVDEEDKEAIICIIKKIGKWISNTNSDNNFCKHQEDEKKLNLNKDININYINNNDKSNDNDIHININIPTTNIDNNNNYNITNSIVKEKTFSSLNNNFIQKQKNELTNNNVYNIKQTFSSINSKIKNITNNNITNEKVYDNTEKIFNKSTNENDNECYNDIHNNDTIINTQCDINNIDDISNYPLYLEIENPYLRLLAHTLITKYFDSIFCISVKVNDKKHLAVYRTEKDSYKEQIRNLEQEIEKINQIIGVRLLFDEIIKNKKIIIGHNCFYDILHIYQTFYHDLPKSINVFKKKWTELFPYTFDTKYMNETNEYLYALNGPATLKGLCEYMASLISSSNDFDFFFNFMNDPTDLPQCFIPFINRKRMNKNNMIQNVIDQKNNMISPNDGNNIKNNKIQEESLLYGEKGDNIITNISIQLNSEKNTLTNNNNNNNNDYNNNDYDENNIISVNNTNDKHILNSDEHNAGYDSLLTCLLFIFQCHYILKKNNLMWKDIYFSENDKSNNMNSKYFFDIFLNMSNKIKIVKTQPNVISLCSAENYEMARHFYMYDYPRYFKKWEIMKIWSPIWITLSKVDDQSCWIIAKSDDDAKNIKMIYKMLQNPQFKLCTYEEYMHKFKSN